The following is a genomic window from Mya arenaria isolate MELC-2E11 chromosome 4, ASM2691426v1.
GTCATTGTTTTATATCCATTCTAGAGTTAACATATTGGTGGTCATTGTTTTATATCCACTTTAGCGTTTACAGATTGGTGGTCATTGTTTTATATCCATTCTAGAGTTTACAGATTGGTggtcattgttttatattcactTCAGCGTTTATAGATTGGTGGTCATTGTTTTATATCCATTCTAGAGTTTACAGATTGGTGGTCATTTTTGTATATCCATTCTAGAGTTTACAGATTGGTggtcattgttttatattcactTCAGCGTTTACAGACTGGTggtcattgttttatattcactTCAGCGTTTACAGATTGGTGGTCATTGTTTCATATCCATTCTAGAGTTTACAGGTTGGTGGTCATTGTTTCATATCCATTCTAAAGATTACCGATTGGTGGTCATTGTTTCATATCCATTCTAGAGTTTACAGATTGGTTGTCATTGTTTCATATCCATTCTAAAGTTTACAGATTGGTGGTCATTGTTTCATATCCATTCTAGAGTTTACAGATTGGTTGTCATTGTTTCATATCCATTCTAAAGTTTACAGATTGGTGGTCATTGTTTCATATCCATTCTAGAGTTTACAGGTTGGTGGTCATTGTTTCATATCCATTCTAAAGATTACCGATTGGTGGTCATTGTTTCATATCTACTCTAGAGTTTACAGATTGGTGGTCATTGTTTCATATCCATTCGGCAGTTTACAAATTGGTGATCATTATTTCATATCCATTCAGGAGTTTACAGATTGGTGGTCAAATTTATATCCATTCTAGGGTTTACAGATTGGTGGTCAAATTTATATCCATTCTAGAGTTTACAGATTGGTGGTCATTGTTTTATATCCATTCGAGAGTTTACAGATTTGTGGTCAAAGTGTTGAATTTCGTCTTAAGATTATCTATACAGATGATTGtcatattattgtattttgtataaaattaacAGATTGGTGGTCATGGTGTTGTATTTTAtctaaagtttatatatattggcGGTTTTGGTGTTGTATTCCGTCTAAATTAAGTTAACAGATTGGCTGTCATGGTGTTTTATTCTATTGTAACATGTGCGGGGTTAAATACCGAGATGATGTACactatattatcattatataaacaGCAGAACTTACTCATAAATATCAAAAGATGAAACGTTATAATAATTTTCCACAAGGTTACTTAACCTTTTGATTGTACACACATATTGATTGAGCTCCCAATAAATATTTACGAACCATTTATGGAAGAAGTTTTGTATAACTAACTTTCCCTGTAGCTTCTTGcctttaattgatttatcaacaatgAACTACAAAGTCTCCAAAATCATCCAAATCTACTTCTATGAAAATGATATGTGTGAACAGAAAGCTGGTCTTTCTTGGTTAAAACACAGTGTTGTACCTTAAGTCCCTAACAGTTTTTGTTCGGTTGTGAATTGTAACACTTTTCAGTTATGCAATACCAGCAGGGGGGTACACGTATACCGAATCCGCAACGGAGTTTGGAGTCTGATATGCACGATGGCGGCATGGTAATTGTAGAGCCGAATGCGCgtcattatattttgaaaatatatcctttatacTACTTACCAGGCGAAAACAGGTTCCGAAAATCCCATTTTGCCATTAtttcgccgccatcttgcatatcagACTCCGAAACCTCACTTAAACCGTTGCAGATCCGGAATACCTGTACCCCCATGACCAGGTGGCCGATCTTTTTTGGTATAAACATAGAGGGAGGCTCACTATCTTTACTACTGCAAGCATTCCATATCTCTATGTACGCTCTAACTACGTGAaacaggaaagcagagctttctctgaaatattttagaagTCGCAACTTACTACGCCTCACAGGATAGATGAACTTTCCAGCGAGAGCATAGCATTTTAGGGTTAAATGAACTAACTTTCGCACTGAGTGAGATCGCGCAAACCTTTACCGCTGATGAAGCTGGAAAATTGTTCTGCAAAGTTCCGGTGACGGTACTGTCAACGTTTGTTTTGATCAAGAAAAGTAGTTGGTCAGCTTTGactcattttgtttaaattccaAACATTTCTTCGGAAAACCAGAAATGTGATTCGATGCGTGTTGGATTTATCTGACCGCTGGTATAATGTGAGaccaatatatcaaaacatCGTTGAGTTATGACGACCATTCCGGCTCTGAACTGAGTGAAATTCAACGAGAGGTGGTTTTTTGATTCTCATACAGATAGTATTTAGTTGTACTCTCGTCTTTTGTCActgcaacaacaaaatattcGTTCGTTTGTTTATTCCAGATGTTTGGTTTAACTCTGTAAGctgttttaaggaaaatgctGGCCAAAATTGTTATGGTAGCGGTTGTGCTACTAGTGAAAATGTTGTGCTATAAAGTATGGTGTTTAATTCTATCTAAAGTTTACAGATCGGTAGTCATGTTGAtgtattttatctaaaattgatACATATTGGCGGTCATGGTGTTGTATTCTATCAAAAAAATGCAGATTGGGGTTCAAGATGTTTTATTCTATATCAAGTTTACAAATGGGCGGTCATGATGTTGTATTCCATCTTTTGCCTTGGTGTTGTATTCTGTCTACAGTTTACGGATTTGTGGCCACGTGATGTAACTTGTTATTACCGATGTAACGGCGTTACTCGATATTTGACATAGTAAAAGAAACTTTTGAAAACTactgctgtaactcattgtaattATTGTAACCGCATAACTTTGATTAGACGTCGgactgaaaactcgatttttgagtTTGAAAAAATCGCTATAACCGATGTTACCGGTTATAACCAATGTAACTGCGTAACCAGATATTTGAGATAGAACGTTTTCACATTGTGTTAAAACAATCATGTAACTCATTAATTGGAACTATTGTGAACGTATAACTCTGATCAGATGTCggcctgaaaactcgatttttgagtCTGAACATTTTAATGGCACCGATGTAACCGCTTGTTTCCACcgatgtaaccgcgtaacctaatatttgagatgaaaaaaacaacaacacctttTGCTGCTGAAAAACACTGCATGCATAATTTTTCTGTAACTCATTATTACGTTGGGTACTTTTGCTTGAAATCCGTGTACCCATAATGTGGGAAGGGTCACAAAATCCGAAGCTCTCATTTTATGGGACGATTTTGGGCGCTAACTGGTATTCTGAATACAGTTAACGGATTGGTGTTGGCGGTGTTGTATTCTTTCCAAAGTTTACATAATGGTGGGCATGGTTATGCGTTCTTTTCAATGTGTACATATTGGTGGTCATGTTGTTGTATTATGTCTAACTTTGACGGATTGGCGTTCGTGGTGTTGCATTCGATCTACAGTTGAGTGTTGCCCATGGTGTTGCATTCTATCTACAGTTGAGTGGTGGTCATGGTGCTGCATTCTATCTACAGTTGAGTGGTGGTCATGGTGCTGCATTATTTCTACAGTTAAGTGGTGGTCATGGTGTTGTATTCTATCTACAGTTGAGTGATAGTCATGGTGTTGCATTCTATCTACAGTTGAGTCTTTGTCATAGTGCTGCATTCTATCTACAGTTGAGTGGTGGTCATGGTATATACAGTTaaaatggtggtggtggtgctgctgcatTCTATCTACAGTTGATTGGTGGTCTTGGAGTTATATTCTATCTACAGTTGAGTGGTGGTCTTGGAGTTATATTCTATCTACAGTTGAGTGGTAGTCATAGTGCTGCATTCTATCTACAGTTGAGTGGTGGTCATAGTGCTGCATTCTATCTACAGTTGAGTGATGGTCATAGTGCTGCATTCTATCTACAGTTGAGTGGTGGTCATGGTGCTGCATTATTTCTACAGTTAAGTGGTGGTCATGGTGCTGCATTCTATCTACAATTGATTGGTAGTCATGGTGTTGCATTCTATCTAAAGTTGATTGGTGGTCAGGGTTTAGTTTTCTGTCTACAGTTGATTGGCGTTCATAGTGCTGCGTTCTACCTACAGTTGATTGGTGGTCATGGTTTAGTTTTCTGTCTAAAGTCGATTGGTAGTCATGGTTTTGTATTCTGTCTAAAATTGATTTTTGGTCATGGTGTTACATGACAGTTTTTAGATTGTAGGTCATGTTGTTGTATTCTGTTATCAGTTTACGGATATTTGTTCGTGTTGTTTCATTCTGTTAAGGGATTGGTGGTCGTAATGTAGAATTCTATGTCATTATAAAGGACATGATAATAGCTGAACCAAAAGCCTCAATCATTTTTGTCATCAATAAACAGGGAagatcacaaaaaaaacacattatgacGGTAAATGTCACGGGCTCCGCGATgaccaatctcattaaaatcactCTTAATACTCAATTCAAGACGTTACACTATTACACAGGGTATTGAAATGATTTGAACATCACGATATGTTTTAAATGGGATTGCGCGACGACGTTCAGTCTGTACGGTCGCATATGTTCGTTGTTTCCGACAGGTTTCCATCTGAAGTCTCATACAAACCGCAGCCCAGTCAGTTCTGTGaagtataattatatgtttgtaaAGCATGCTTATCCAACCTGAATGAAggctttaaaaagaaataactctataaaagcataaattttgaaaacattttttcaacacGAAACCAATTGCTCTTTTGTAAACGCCAACTAGGTTTGCCTCGTGGCAACAAACCGTTTAGCGCAAAGAAGGcaagatattattttttcttaaataattaatatagcTTGTGTGTAGATAATAAGACGTGTATgtgtaaagtttaatttttcTAATAAGCGGGCACTTACCAACGGGTGTTAGACTGTGATCATctgaaaattaaaatgcaaaCGAAGTAAAAAATAGCTAAGGAAGTGTCGTTATACATGATTGGATATATATAAGCCACATAAGTCAATACTAATTACAAGGAGCAGTTCCTCTAAAACACGACCCCGGCCACGTACCTGGATGTGTCATGGCCGTGCATGTCCTTGAACTCGGCGCCAGCTGCGCGCTGCCTCCGCGTGAGAAGATGCTAAGCCGCCTTCCGGTGGGCGGCCTTGGCGCCTCCTCCTGAACACCGTCAATATCCCCCTCCTCGTCCTCGCTGTCCCGTCTTCAGACAAGAAAGTTAATAATGAGTGTAATATAACCAACAATTAACAACCAGCATTCGCACATGCACAACACTGTTATCCATCATATGGTAGTTATATTCTAACACATGTACACGGTGACGGTTTACGTTTTATGAAACCGTCTTAGATATAAGTACACATTGGAGTATTAAACACAGAGGGGGGATATTTTCAGTTAGATTTTTTATCAAGCTAAATGAAATCGCAAAGAAAAATCACAAGATACCTTCGTCTTGCAGCAGCCACCTTCTTCAACCCGTGCGCTCCAAGCCTCCTGGCAAGACAGAGAGCGAGCCCCGCCCCGCCCAACACTACAGGTATCCCAGCCAGCCCCGCAATAACCCATGGACTGTCAAAGAACCCTGAGGACTCCTCCTCCTTCACGTTTAGAACGTCTGGTTCTTCATCAAATTGTGCAACAGCCATTAATGTTGTGGAAGTAATAAGCGCAGAAGGATTGGTTTGTGAAAAATTAGAAGTTGGCGTTGTAGATGTAGTTGGTATTGTGGTATTTGTtgtggttgtagttggtgttgtggttgtagttggtgttgtagttgtagttggcgctgtggttgtagttggtgctgtggttgtagttggcgttgtagttggcgttgtggttgtagttggtgtTGTGGTTGTAGTTGGCGTTGTAGTTGCAGTTGGCGCTGTGGTTGTAGTTGgcgttgttgttggtgttgtggTTGTAGTTGCAGTTGTGGCTGTAGTTGGCGTTGTGGTTGTAGTTGgcgttgtggttgttgttgacGTTGTGGTTATAGATGCAGTTGTGGTTGTAGTTGGCGTtgtggttgtagttggtgttgttgttgtagttggcGTTGAAAgtgaagttgttgttgttgttatagtCGTTGGTGGCGTTGTAGTTGTGGTTGTAGATGCAGTTGTGGTTGTAGTTGGCGTTGTGGTTGTAGTTGGCGTTGTGGTTGTAGTTGGCGTTGAAAgtgaagttgttgttgttgttatagtCGTTGGTGGCGTTGTGGTTGTGGTTGTAGATGCAGTTGTGGTTGTAGTTGGCGTTGTGGTTGTAGTTGGCGTTGTAGTTGGCGTTGAAAgtgaagttgttgttgttgttatagtCGTTGGTGGCGTTGTAGTTGGCGTTGTGGTTGTAGTTGGCGTTGTAGTTGGCGTTGTGGTTGTAGTTGGCGTTGGGGTTGTAGTTGgcgttgtagttgtagttggcgttgtggttgtagttggctttgtagttgtagttggctttgtagttgtagttggcgttgtggttgtagttggcgttgtagttgtagttggcgttgtagttgtagttggctttgtagttgtagttggcgTTGTGGTTGTAGTTGGCGTTGTGGTTGAAGTTGGctttgtagttgtagttggcgttgtggttgtagttggcgttgtagttgtagttggcgttgtagttgtagttggcgttgtggttgtagttggcgttgtagttgtagttggcgTTGTGGTTGAAGTTGGctttgtagttgtagttggcgTTGTAGTTATAGTTGGCGTTGTGGTTGTAGTTGGctttgtagttgtagttggctttgtagttgtagttggcgttgtggttgtagttggcgttgtagttgtagttggcgttgtggttgtagttggctttgtagttgtagttggcgttgtagttgtagttggcgTTGTGGTTGTAGTTGGTGGTGTAGATGTAGTTGGTATTGTGGTAGTAGTtgtggttgtagttggtgtTGTGCTTGTAGTTGGCGTtgtggttgtagttggtgtTGTGGTTGCAGTTGTGGTTGCAGTTGGCGTTGTGGCTGTAGTTGGCGTTGTTGTTGTAATTGGCGTTGTGTTTGTAGTTGgcgttgttgttattgttgttgtagttacaGTTGTGGTTGTAATTGGCGTTGTGGTTGTAGTTGGCGTTGTTGTTGTAATTGGCGTTGtggttgtagttgtagttggcgttgtagttggtgttgtggttgtagttggtgttgtggttgttgttggcgttgtggttgtagttggtgtTGTGGTTGTAGTTGGCGTTGTGGTTGTAGTTGGCGTTGTGGTTGTAGTTGGCGTTGTAGTTGGCGTTGTAGTTAAAGTTGATGTTGtggttgtagttgtagttggtgttgtagttgtagttggcgttgtagttgttgttggcaTTGTTGTTAGAGAAGTTGTGGTTGTTGGCGTTGTCGTTGGTGGTGGGGTTGTTATTGAAACGCCAAGGTAAATTGTCCCTGTTGCGCCGCCGCAGTTCACGGATATTTCAAGGGAAGTTGGCTCATTAAGCAGTTTCACGTTAGCGACGATATTTGTTCCtggataaaacatcattcttgATTATAAAATGGAGCCACTTCACTGGTTGAATTCCAATTGTTTCAcggtaaaaataatttcaacaaataaataccgtatttattccaaacataaaaacattaacaacgCAGTGAAAGGTTCAATTTACCTTGTTGCATTCGGACATTAGCGCCCGTGTCGGGAACGACTGACGTCACCACGCAATCGACATCGTCACAGCCGTTAGACACGTCAATAACGTACAGCTCCTGCAGACCATTACGTTCCGATGTGGTCAGCTTCCACGTTGTGGCTGGTACGTTGTGCATTATCGGGACCTTTAGTGACCATACTCACCGCatgaattaatattaacataatcCGAAAATCACTGATCAAACAAagttgaaaaattgaaaaaacaaaacaaccccCCCCCATCTTTCATAGAAAGGACGGGTCACCAAGGGTAATATGAACTTAAGAAGGGAACAGACGTATAATTAGACTTATTCCATGTTTTAGTGGGTTCTTTTCTTTTCGTCCATATCGGAACGGTAATAAGCAGACAGAGCTTAACCGTTGAAAACTAGCGTGCggataaaatatttgtattgtaaaattatgcaaaatattttgctcaaaatatGCAAGCACGTATCTCAGAAGATTTTTCTAGAATGGCTGACGCGGGAGGCTAGCGATAGGCTGACACCCACCACGTGACCACTGGTCACGGCTTCGAACGCTGATAAGCCAAGCACACACCACGTGACCACTGGTCACGGTGTGGAACGCTGATAAGCCACGCTTTAGATGTAACCGGTTTAACCCGCACATTTAGCAAGGGGTGATTCAGTTCAACCCGCAGATCTATTTACATTTATGTcggcataaaattatatttacgtCAACCACTACCATCGTGATTGAAACCATACACATGTACTGAGGCGCTCGTGTATAAACTGTATAACTCGAGTTGTGGGTGCAGCATCTATTACATATGCGAAATGACTGCCCCCAGATTGCTTATAAGTTATGACCATAGCCCTATATCAAGACGGAGGCGTACCGTGTCAACGATGTTGACGGTGAGCGTGGCGGTGGCCGTCTGTGTTCCGTCCGTGGCCGTGAATGTCAACACCTCCGTTACGTCTCCGAGACTGGACTCCATACATGATCCGACTAACAGCAGACCTGATCATAGAGTGGTGCATTTGTCAGCCAGATGATAAAGGCGAGAACTTTCATTTTGCGCTGGCAGTGAGACTAGTAATGCAACTTCTGTTTGGaagtgttttaatgtttaaatagtGTCCATCATATCAAAATAACGAAAGAAAAAACACTTCCGTTACCGTCATTGGCGGAGTCTTGTGTGAAGTACTGTGACGTTGACGCTAACGTGACGGCATTAACGGCGTCATTGTTGGTGCGCACTGTAAAGACGGCGTCGTCCAGCCCCAAACTACTGCTGACACTAATCGTGCTCGGAAGATTCGTGAAAGAAACAGCAGACGACACTGCAACAAAGTCACACAGTGGAACTTGTGAATAAGAAATAGTTTCTGTTGTTGgtattcatcacattaaatcaCAGTACGCCAttacaaatatgtgttttatttgttcgACTTGGTCTCGGTTTTGCCAGTTGTCATTCAGAACCGATATGGTTgtttaagtgatttaaataCTAAACAAACGTTTGATAACGCAGTGTGAAGATAAACAAGCCTGCTAAAATTTCactaaaatttatatttttgacgTGTACCATATGGTTCTTGGCCGAGGCTCCTTTTCAATTTTTCGACGAGTCATATGATCTtgaacctttttatttttaccaTTGAAGAGACTCCCATGAAATTGGTGAATCTTTTGACCGATACTGCGGGTGCTTATTAATTTCCAGACACtcgttttgtgttttattgtaaactGAATAGCCTTTTTGTGACCTTTATCATCTTAATTAAATTGCGATTTGAATACTAGCTATGTTTTTATAGTGTATTagtaatatttatcatttttccaaaatgcatgtttgaaatttgtttggtttgtggtcacctgGCCGGACAAGTTGAATTAATTTATCTGATGTCACTTATGgaatttcaacataatttaagtcgtgatggcgtctaCGGTGGatgtcaagccataatgcagccaataggttcgggcagacctttataaacacaaataaacaatcatACAGCAATGGAGTCAGTCCGCCTCGGTAGCTCAGTGATAGAGCGTTCGGTTCGGGTGCGGAAGGTCGGTGGTTCAAACCCCGGCCACGTCAAACTGAAATACGTTGTAATATGGCACCAGCAGCTCCATTGTCCAACGATCGGCATTAAAAGGGTAGTACTGGGGATAATgttgtactcagtactggttcaacccaggaaattGTTATCCGTATATCGGTGCCTTACATTGAGAACGTTAAGGAACCAAGAGTTCTattcgcacccggatctcttgtatctttatttgtttcttCATGTCTTCTAATGACTAGATTCACTTCTACCTCATATGACTTATGGCATTTACAAAGGTTTTATTCGTGACGGCAGATCTTGGCAAAAAAGCAAGCAACGGAGTCACTCGTCAGTCTTCAGGCAGAGTAACGTTTTCAATCAGTGCACATGAAAGGGAACTATGCAGGTAATTTCAACAGTGCATAACATCCTAACTACAATactttaactacatgtatatctacAAATATATTACTAGCCTACTATAATAACTAAACATAATGGTATACAACATTAAGTTGTTCATACAATAACTAACTTCTGGTTCCATTGCTTCCTCTTAAAATTAGTCCAATTTCGCTTGcaacaatcaaataatttatagaATCCTGACAAATATTGagtttgaattaaaacaaaatgaaaactgCTTACAGTATCAATTACAAACGAGCGTCTTATAACGAACTGTGTAAAGTTTGCTCAACTTACGCCATTCCACATTCAAATAACATCCTTTTTATTATCTATGCAACATTCACGACATTCATATCCTTCACGATATGCACAACATTCGCATCATTCATGACATTCGCATCATTCATATCCTTCACGACATACACAACATTCGCATCATTCATATCATTCGCATCATTCATATCATTCGCATCATTCATGACATTCTCATCATTCATGACATTCGCATCATTCAGGACATTCTCATCATTCATGACATTCGCATCAGTCATGACATTCGCATCATTCAGGACATTCGAATCATTCATGACATTCGCATCAATCATATCTTTCACGACATTTACAACAATCGCATCGTTCATGACATTCTTAACATTTGCATCATTCATATCATTCCCGACATACACAACATTCGCATCATTCATGACATTCGCATCATTCATATcatttacaacatacacaacatTCGCATCATTCATGACATTCGCATCATTCATGACATTCGCATCATTCATGACATTCGCCTCATTCATGACATTCG
Proteins encoded in this region:
- the LOC128231007 gene encoding homeobox-like protein HDP1, with amino-acid sequence MNDANVMNEANVMNDANVMNDANVMNDANVVYVVNDMNDANVMNDANVVYVGNDMNDANVKNVMNDAIVVNVVKDMIDANVMNDSNVLNDANVMTDANVMNDENVLNDANVMNDENVMNDANDMNDANDMNDANVVYVVKDMNDANVMNDANVVHIVKDMNVVNVA